CGCGGCGGAGGCCATCGCCATCAGGATGATGCCGGGCGCCACGTAGTCGACGTAGGCCCGGCGGCCGCCGCCGACGCCGCCGATGCCGTTGCCGAGGGTGCCGCCGAAGACGTAGACGAACAGCAGCAGGAAGACCACCGGCATGCCGATGAGCATCAGCGTCATCGACGGGTAGCGCTGCATGCGCCGGAGCTGGCGGCGGAGCATCGTCGCCGAGTCGGAGAGGGAGTGTGCCACGGTGTTCAACGCTGGGGCTCCATTTCGTTCCGGCCGGTGAGGGTGAGGAAAACGTCGTCGAGGTCGGGGGTGTGCACGGACATCTCCTCGACCTCGATCGACAGGGCGTCGAGGCGGGCGAACAGGTCCCGCATGGAGCGGACGCCGCCGTCGCTCGGGACCCGCAGGGACAGTTCGTCCTCGCCGAGCGCGGCGCCCGGCAGCGCGCCGACGGCCGTGGCGACGGCGGCGGGCTCGGCGAACCGCAGCAGGACGTGACCGCCGGGAATGAGTCGCTTGAGCTCCGCGGCGGTGCCCTCGGCGATCAGCCGGCCGTGGTCGAGGACCGCGATGCGGTCGGCGAGCTGGTCGGCTTCTTCCAGGTACTGGGTGGTGAGGAAGATCGTGACGCCGCCCGCGACGAGCTCGCGGATGGCCTGCCACATGGTGCGGCGGCTGCGGGGATCCAGCCCGGTGGTGGGCTCGTCCAGGAAGATGACGGCCGGGTCCCCGACGAGGGTCATCGCCAGGTCGAGCCTGCGCCGCATCCCGCCGGAGTAGGTGCTCGCGGGCTTGCGGCCCGCCTCGACCAGGTCGAACCGCTCGAGCAGCTCGTCGGCGCGGCGCCGCGACTTCGCCCGGCCGAGATGGTGCAGGTCGCCCATCAGGGCCAGGTTCTCCCGGCCGGTCAGCAGGTTGTCCACCGCCGAGTACTGGCCGGTGACGCCGATCGCGGCGCGCACGTCGTCGGGCTCCCGGACGGGGTCGTGCCCCGCGACCCGCATCTGACCGCCGTCCGCGGAGATCAGCGTGGACAGGATCTTCACCATGGTCGTCTTCCCGGCCCCGTTCGGGCCGAGCAGCGAGAAGATCGTCCCCTTGGCGACCCGCAGGTCGACGCCGTCGAGCACGACCTTGTCGCCGAACGACTTGCGCAGGCCGGTGGCCGCGATGGCCGGTTCCGTCATGATTACTCTCCGTGTTCATCGGGG
The nucleotide sequence above comes from Actinomadura algeriensis. Encoded proteins:
- a CDS encoding ATP-binding cassette domain-containing protein, which codes for MTEPAIAATGLRKSFGDKVVLDGVDLRVAKGTIFSLLGPNGAGKTTMVKILSTLISADGGQMRVAGHDPVREPDDVRAAIGVTGQYSAVDNLLTGRENLALMGDLHHLGRAKSRRRADELLERFDLVEAGRKPASTYSGGMRRRLDLAMTLVGDPAVIFLDEPTTGLDPRSRRTMWQAIRELVAGGVTIFLTTQYLEEADQLADRIAVLDHGRLIAEGTAAELKRLIPGGHVLLRFAEPAAVATAVGALPGAALGEDELSLRVPSDGGVRSMRDLFARLDALSIEVEEMSVHTPDLDDVFLTLTGRNEMEPQR